The genomic DNA cttcgcggggttggtgaaatcccaattgttgaggttccatcgtgtctgcaccagaagggaggacttcctgacggcctcgaggaccctcttttctgccctgaaggggaggggctattccaggtccttcctccgacggcagttgagggtcttcttggacccgaaggggcctccccctgggaccgacatgatccctctcatcaccacctactctccctcggccgtgcgggtcgccaagaaggtcaaagaccacttccggacctttgcggagagtagcgggaggctgccggggcgctacgtggtgccggcctaccgtaagaaccccaacttgaatgatctgttggtcagggccagggtcagctcactgagagacccgccctccactaggagggacacccttgtccgccactcacaatggttggtgaacccccacaaccgcaaggttttccagccgttgtgccgtggcggccgacacacccggaactgtgtgtacgtgattcggtgccaacgatgtggcgatatgtacgtgggcgagacgggcaataccttagctaggagattcgcccaacacaagtacaacatcgttaggcataaaaataccaacactcacctggttcagcattttctccgacacgggtggtcttccgtccgggcgactgtcgtagagacggatcccaaatggagcctcgcccaacgccaccgggcggagctcctttggatctccaaattgggcaccagacatccagggggcctaaatgaggtgtgagtgtgagcccgttggattgtgacggacagtgcacattcccgtttttcccttctttatttttcccataccccccaccccccctcttccctaaccctaaccattcccttctccttacctaaaacctacccccaaacctaaccctaaccctaaccctaaccctaaccctaaccctaaccctaaccctaaccctaaccctaaccctaaccctaaccctaaccctaaccctaaccctaaccctaaccctaaccctaaccctaaccctaaccctaaccctaacccctaaccctaaccctaaccctaaccctaaccctaaccctaaccctaaccctaaccctaaccctaaccctaaccctaaccctaaccctaaccctaaccctaaccctaaccctaaccctaacccctaacccctaacccctaaccctaaccctaaccctaaccctaaccctaaccctaaccctaaccctaaccctaaccctaaccctaaccctaaccctaaccctaaccctaacccctaacccctaaccctaaccctaaccctaaccctaaccctaaccctaaccctaaccctaaccctaaccctaaccctaaccctaaccctaaccctaaccccctaaccctaaccctaaccctaaccctaaccctaaccccctaaccctaaccctaaccctaaccctaaccctaaccctaaccctaaccccctaaccctaaccctaaccctaaccctaaccctaaccctaaccctaaccctaacaccctaaccctaaccctaaccctaaccctaaccctaaccctaaccctaaccctaaccctaaccctaaccctaaccctaaccctaaccctaaccctaaccctaaccctaaccctaaaccctaaccctaaccctaaccctaaccctaaccctaaccctaaccctaaccctaaccctaaccctaaccctaaccctaaccctaaccctaaccctaacccctaaccctaaccctaacccctaaccctaaccctaaccctaaccctaaccctaaccctaaccctaaccctaaccctaaccctaaccctaaccctaaccctaaccctaaccctaaccctaaccctaaccctaaccctaaccccgccATTGGGAGGGCGCACACCAGGAGGAGCACCACAGCGCCCCCCAGCGGAACCTATGGAGCAATGCACGCTCCACTCAACACAGCAGGGACATTGTGCATCAGAGATATTATCCTCAGACATATTTTATGCCTGAACAGTATCCCCAAaggcgtccccgcaatcctccccgtcctcAAACACATTATAGGCCTGAACATTATCCACAAAGGCGTCCCCGCACTCCTCCACGTCCTCAAACACAATTTAGGCCTGAACATTTTATGCCTGAATACCCACAAAGGCGTCCCCGCAGGGCTCCCCGTCCTCAAACACATTTTGTGCCTGAACATTTAATGCCTGAACATTACCCACAAAGGCGTCCCCGCAATCATGCCCGTCCCAAGCAGACACGCAATCAGCGTCAGGACGCTTTTAGGAGGAATGTACCCCCCAATAACTTCACAACAGACAtagaggggaatttaaaagccaAGTGTTGTTATAATATCATTAAAATCACACACCATTGGAATAATGTCACAAAAGACACTTTTCCACAGGCAATATTAAAAATGGAACAGACGCTTTCCACCATGATTAGACCGGCGGTGACCAGCCCTGAGACGGAAGCATTCATCAAAGAAAATGCCCAAAATTGGGCACACACAACGGTCGTCATTTTAAGAGAACACTATGAAAAAACTTTACACCAGGAAATGGACAAATTAACCAAATTTATTGGTGAGGACTGGAGACCCGCTTTCCAGCTGGCCTCCACATGGACCAGGAagcatctgggacgcagactgatgggagACACTCTCCGGCAGGCCGAGACTCGGATTGTCAGGGCTTTTGACGACCTCCCTGTCAACACTGAGGTGCCACACCCGGTCCACTCCTCGCCACCCCGGCCCGCCGCCCTGGTATCGGTGGCCACCGCCACAGATCCTGTCGGCGCAGATAGGACTCCTGGCGTGGTACGGGCAGGGAGCCCTCCAGTGCAGACCGTCACCCGTGCATCGGTGGCCACCAGCACCGACGCCCCCCGCTCAGACTGGTCTCCGGAGGTGGATCGAGCAGCGGTCCCTCCATTGCGGATGGCCCCGATCTTCCTCCCCCGCCGTCCGCCGGCTCCTGCAGCCAGGGAACCACCTAGGGAGCAGAGGGAGAAACGCCGCCCTGTGGACGACACCACACGGGAGACTCCTCCGACCCAGTCTCCTCCCACACGCCGCAGGGCACTTCCGCccggatcacctgcaagacaggATCCCACCGTCGTGGTACACAGAGCGGACATAACACAGAAGGATACCCCCACCCAGACCGAGGACGACAGTGACTCACCACAGGGGTCCGCAGTCTCCGTGGCTCCGCTCCTGGATCTTCGGGACGAGGAGCAGGATCGCTTGGAGCATTCGCCGATGATGTCCCCACACAACTCTTCCACGTCCTCCGACGGGTCCCAACTCAGCCATGAGACGGAAGAGGGGACCACATCACAGAGTGAACATTCGCCACGGGAGCCCACATCTCCCGGGGCCCCGCTCGTGGAATACCCGGACTCACCTCAGCGGGGACAGGACCGTGGGGGGCTCCATGTTATTCCTCCTCCCCCCTCCCCTCTCTGCTCGCCTCCCGATCGGGTCCCTCATCTCCCTGGGGCGCCGGGGGAGGCGACGGGTAAGTGGCCTTCTGTCCCAGGCACTTCTTTTGTCCCAggcactccacaacacctgtcggATTCAGAGGGTACCGATTCAGAGGAGGAATGCCCTTATGGCCCTCCCCGTAAGCCCACTAGACACGACAATTCAAATAGAAAATTGTCAGATTGGAAGTTGTCGGTCAGCGAGAGGCTCTTgatgatcggcgactccaatctgagTCGCATACCAACCTTCGAGGTGAACGACCTACAAATAGACAGTTACCCGGGGGCCACCTTCcgccacgcggaggccatcctagctAGGGCCACAGCCGCGAGAGACATGGTGCTGGACCAGGTGGATGTGTTGGtactagcctttgggatcaacaaCCGTGAACAGAAGGTTAAGGAGActactattaagcagctccaaggggcactcagggcaGCCAGGAACACCTTCCCACGTGCCcgggtgctaatccccctgattaattaTTCAGCCTCTCTGCCCGCGGAGCAGAAAACCAACCTCGGGAGTCTGAATAGTTACATCAGGAACCATTATGATCACATCCCGGCCCTCAACAGCCAGGCATTTGATACCCAACCTGACCTGATCCATTGGACTCGGGACACAGCCGAGCTAATGCTCGTGCACTGGCTTACTTATTTAAACTGggaatccccataatcccgaacaCTCGGGGGggcaataagaacgtgataaatttggcccataatttcacgccgacCCCTtcacaaatctccctcctcaacaaGGGCCTCAACTTTATTCCTTCTACCAATCTCAGtagtgactggcatcatcaacttcaatttgacctccagcgctaccataGACGTGTCAAACTGGCCCTGTATTATGAGAAACAAGAGACTCTCAGACCCACACCATTCACAGCCcgctccggctgggagccctcacctggacttttgcctccggaattccaggcgatGGTCCAGGCCGATGGGCTCACATTGTCCGGCTCGGGCTGCGCACCTGCGGTCacccccaatttgacacgcgaagAAGTGGAGGCCCTTTATAGTCTGAAAAGAAACAAAcacattgtgatcaaaccagctgaCAAGGGGagcgctgttgtcatttttgacagatcgcaatatatatgggagggttctcgacaGTTGGGTGATATGACCTATTATAAACCCCTGCCGGAACCAATTTATCCCCAAACCatccccatggtagaaaagattctcgacaatcttctacttaaaaaatttatcaatttgaaACAAAAAAGGTATCTCCTGGGGGAACCGGACCCTCGCTCCCGCAGGTTTTATATGCTCcccaaaattcacaaggagccagacaaatggaggaagccccacgagatccctccgggccgacccattgtgtctgactgcggcagcgagacgtacagaacggcagaGTACATCGACCATTTTTTAACGCCCCTCTCCGTTcgacacgacagctacctcagggatacttaTGATttcattgataaaatcaagaatgtgcacattcccccagatgccatcttATTTACCattgacattgacagcctgtatacaaacattgacatCAGTGAGGGTgtccaggctgtcaaaaatgtcttccacAGGTACCGTGACGTCAGCAGGCCTGAAAAGGAGCTCTTGCAGCTCCTTgaaattaatttgaggagaaacgatttTGAGTTCgatggtcgtttctacctccagattaagggcactgctatgggcaagaaatttgcgccggcttatgccaacatttttatggcagagtgggagacctcggcCTTGGCCtcttgcccaaaacgtcctctccactacttccggtaccttgaTGACATATGGGGCGTCTGGACTCATTCCGGTGAGGAGTTCGGCATATTTTTGAacgcgctgaacactcacaataaaaacattaccatcaagtcgaccacgagcatcaCATCCGTCGACTTTTTGgataccacgacattcaagggtccgaaTTTTGATAAAACGCAACATTTGGACATTAAGGTGTTCTTCAAGGGGACCGACACCCATGCGCTCCtttacaaaagcagcttccaccccaagcacacCTTTGCGGggctggtgaaatcccaattactTAGGTTTCATCGTATCTGCACCAGGCGGGAGGACTTCCTGGTGGCCTCGAAGGCCCTCTTCTCTGCCCTGAAGAGGAGGGGCTactccaggtccttcctcagacggcagttgagggtcttcctgGACCCGAAGGGACCTCCCCCTGGGACAGACGTgatccccttgatcaccacctactctcccgcgGCCGTACGGGTCGTTAGAAAGGTCAAAAACAACTTCCGGACCTTTTTGGAGAGTAGTGGGAGGCTGCCGGAGCATtatgtggtgccggcctaccggaaGAATTCAAACTTgagtgatctgttggtcagggccagggtcagctcattgagagacccgccctccactcggagggacacccttgtccgccgcgcgcaatggttggtgaacccccacaaccgcaaggttttccagccgttgtgccgtggcggccgacacacccagaATTGTGTATATGTGATTCGGTGTCAACGATGTGGCgagatgtacgtgggcgagacgggcaataccatagctaggagattcgcccaacacaagtacaacatcgttagacaCAAAAATACCGACACTCACCTGGTCCAGCACTTTGTCCGACACggttggtcttccgtccgggtgaCTGTCCTCGAGATGAACCCcagatggagcctcgcccaacgtcaCAGGGCGGAGCTCCTCTGGATCGTAAAGTTGGGCACCAGATATCCGGGGGGCCTAAACGAGATGTGAGTGTTAGCCGGTTGGATTGTCGAAGGACAGCGCACATTCCCTCTGTACTTCCCCTCTTTATTTTCCTTatatccccccaccccccctcttccctaaccctaaccctaaccctaaccccaatcctaaccctaaccctaaccccaatcctaaccctaaccctaaccccaatcctaaccctaaccctaaccctaaccctaaccctaaccccaaacctaaccagccagtgcctccaatcctaGCCGGCTCTCGCTCTCCCCTTCGGTGCCTCCTGAACCTGACACCTGTGGACACAGGAACAATTTCAATACAAACGTCAACAATATTTACCTGATAAGAATATCAACATAACACATCAACAATACTTACCTGAAAACAATTTCAACACAACACGTCAACAATACTTACCTGAAAACAATTCCAACACAACACATCAACAATACTCATCTGAAAATAATTTCAACACAACATATCCACAATATTTACCTGGGGATGGTGtaagacacacatacacacatccaAACCTATATATGGGAGACAACAGGGACATCCTCTGCTCCCTCCTTGTTCGTTTCTGAAGCCCTAGATCACAATTCAGGGTGTTTTCAGCATTATTTGCATAATTCACTCATCTAATTTCATTAGCGCTTATATCTACATAAATCATAATTTTGTGCCTTAGCAGCCTGGGAATTCAGAGGGTCACTGTGTTTGTTATCGTTTTGCACCTTTTATTTTGGcaaaaaaagttctattttgaaggccaatGTTGTGCATGACGGGGACCCCACCCCCCTAATTTTAATGTTTGTTGTTATTGGCACTTGTTTCCCGCAAATTATCTTTGTTGGACCAATAGATTGGTGGCACACAAGAGACTACTTGTGCTTAGCTACCCTTCCTCACGAGTCATGCCTGATGAAGGTTTTCAACCGAAACGTTGCAGCAATTTGACTCGTTTTATGTAAATATACCTTTTCTCAACTTTATTATTTTCTTCAACACATCGTTCTATTTTTGGACTATTTGTTTACCTGCTGTGCCCAGCTGGACTGAGCACCACGTGAGGCGCCGTTCTGACAACTCACTGTTTGTTCGGTAAATAAACCGTCTATTTTTTCAAATACAATTTACATTTGTATTTCTAGTCCATCCCGTTGGCTTATTAGTGtaagatattgcatatttttgccaCAAAAAGACAATATTCTTACCTAATACAATTTAAAGCCCAGACCGGAAGTGCTCCCTTCGAactcggcggaagtcccgcccACGAGCATCCGGTTCGtcctttttattcttttttactAAAAGAACGgaccaataaaaacatttttacaaaagcgAACTTACCTCAGTTTCGCTAAAACCCTTGCACAACCATCCACACCAACGAATAAAACATTTGTACAAGATGTCGGACTATTACGACGAGGACGAGGGTTGGCTTCCGGTGAGGTCCGGGCGGAAGCGCAGACGGCAGCGTCGAGCTGCGCAACTAGAGAGGCTCACCAGGGATGATGACCATTACGACGACCGCGATGATCATTATCCTCAACGGTTCCACCAGCAGCCCCAGAGAACATATGCTGAGGTGGCGCGGGGAGACCAGCGTTCCCACTTTGAACGACAGCCTCGCCCCTACTCGCGGACACGCCGCCATTGGGAGGGCGCACACCAGGAGGAGCACCACAGCGCCCCCCAGCGGAACCTATGGAGCAATGCACGCTCCACTCAACACAGCAGGGACATTGTGCATCAGAGATATTATCCTCAGACATATTTTATGCCTGAACAGTATCCCCAAaggcgtccccgcaatcctccccgtcctcAAACACATTATAGGCCTGAACATTATCCACAAAGGCGTCCCCGCACTCCTCCACGTCCTCAAACACAATTTAGGCCTGAACATTTTAGGCCTGAATACCCACAAAGGCGTCCCCGCAGGGCTCCCCGTCCTCAAACACATTTTGTGCCTGAACATTTAATGCCTGAACATTACCCACAAAGGCGTCCCCGCAATCATGCCCGTCCCAAGCAGACACGCAATCAGCGTCAGGACGCTTTTAGGAGGAATGTACCCCCCAATAACTTCACAACAGACAtagaggggaatttaaaagccaAGTGTTGTTATAATATCATTAAAATCACACACCATTGGAATAATGTCACAAAAGACACTTTTCCACAGGCAATATTAAAAATGGAACAGACGCTTTCCACCATGATTAGACCGGCGGTGACCAGCCCTGAGACGGAAGCATTCATCAAAGAAAATGCCCAAAATTGGGCACACACAACGGTCGTCATTTTAAGAGAACACTATGAAAAAACTTTACACCAGGAAATGGACAAATTAACCAAATTTATTGGTGAGGACTGGAGACCCGCTTTCCAGCTGGCCTCCACATGGACCAGGAagcatctgggacgcagactgatgggagACACTCTCCGGCAGGCCGAGACTCGGATTGTCAGGGCTTTTGACGACCTCCCTGTCAACACTGAGGTGCCACACCCGGTCCACTCCTCGCCACCCCGGCCCGCCGCCCTGGTATCGGTGGCCACCGCCACAGATCCTGTCGGCGCAGA from Nerophis lumbriciformis linkage group LG16, RoL_Nlum_v2.1, whole genome shotgun sequence includes the following:
- the LOC133616907 gene encoding uncharacterized protein, with the translated sequence MRDPIGRRAERGGGRRNNMEPPTVLSPLSWDPSEDVEELCGDIIGECSKRSCSSSRRSRSGATETADPCGDPGGSALRRVGGDWVGGVSRVVSSTGRRFSLCSLGGSLAAGAGGRRGRKIGAIRNGGTAARSTSGDQSERGASVLVATDARVTVCTGGLPARTTPGVLSAPTGSVAVATDTRAAGRGGEEWTGCGTSVLTGRSSKALTIRVSACRRVSPISLRPRCFLVHVEASWKAGLQSSPINLVNLSISWFIGGYIPPKSVLTLIACLLGTGMIAGTPLWDVEECGDAFVDNVQAYNVFEDGEDCGDAFGDTVQA